One Opitutaceae bacterium DNA segment encodes these proteins:
- a CDS encoding aminoacyl-tRNA hydrolase, translating to MSIALVAGLGNPGREYEGTRHNLGWIILDALAARHRLSWKPDSRFDAEVARWDLGERTLYLVKPQSFMNDSGRPLRQLASFYKIPTSSIIAAYDDAAIELGWVKVSVTGSAGGHNGVASLLEHLGDGFARYRLGIGPRQPPQMDIKDFVLGSFTLEQRQLLTQILDRLVAGLELLITEGPDRAMNQLNRRDKNETDQT from the coding sequence ATGTCCATTGCGCTCGTCGCCGGCCTTGGAAACCCTGGCCGTGAATACGAGGGCACCCGTCACAATCTGGGGTGGATCATCCTGGATGCGCTGGCTGCACGGCATCGGTTGTCATGGAAACCCGACAGCCGCTTCGATGCTGAGGTCGCACGCTGGGATCTGGGCGAACGCACGCTGTACCTTGTGAAGCCGCAGAGCTTCATGAACGACAGCGGGCGCCCCCTCCGTCAGCTTGCGAGCTTTTACAAGATTCCCACCTCCTCAATCATCGCAGCCTACGACGACGCCGCCATCGAACTCGGTTGGGTCAAGGTATCCGTGACGGGGAGCGCGGGCGGCCACAATGGTGTGGCCAGCCTGCTCGAACACCTCGGCGACGGATTTGCCCGCTATCGGCTCGGCATCGGTCCCAGGCAGCCGCCGCAGATGGACATCAAAGACTTCGTGCTTGGATCCTTCACTCTAGAACAACGTCAACTCCTCACTCAAATACTCGACCGCCTAGTCGCCGGACTGGAGCTTCTCATCACGGAAGGTCCCGATCGGGCGATGAATCAACTTAATCGCAGAGACAAAAATGAAACCGACCAAACGTAG
- the lpxD gene encoding UDP-3-O-(3-hydroxymyristoyl)glucosamine N-acyltransferase: MQVSFSTDEIAAITQPRAIKGSTAERIRGFAGLAGAEQGELSFLGNNKYRSQVAGSRASIILLPSDYSGEPASGQVYLWVDNPSIALSRICARVEQALWPKPAPGIHPSAVVAGSARIAASATVGPLCVVEEDAVIGERCHIQAQVFIGRAASLAEDCWLQPGSVVATSCRLGARVRLHPGVVVGSDGFGYDFVQGRHEKVPQVGHVEVGSDVEIGANSTLDRARFSRTLVGQGTKIDNLVQVGHNVTVGKHCLLCAQVGISGSATIEDYVVIGGQAGIGGHITIGKGSKIAGQAGVTSETVPGSYLRGTPAISFQLEQRINVLKQRLPGLFKRVKGLEEQIESLKMSSAQREVR, encoded by the coding sequence ATGCAGGTCTCCTTTTCCACTGACGAGATTGCCGCAATCACGCAGCCGCGCGCGATCAAGGGATCCACGGCTGAAAGGATCCGGGGATTTGCCGGATTGGCGGGGGCAGAGCAGGGTGAGCTCTCCTTTTTGGGAAACAACAAGTACCGCTCGCAGGTGGCCGGCAGCCGGGCATCCATCATTCTGCTGCCATCAGACTATTCCGGCGAACCAGCCAGTGGCCAGGTGTACCTGTGGGTCGACAATCCATCGATTGCACTTTCGAGGATCTGCGCACGCGTTGAACAGGCGCTCTGGCCAAAACCCGCCCCAGGCATTCATCCAAGTGCGGTGGTTGCAGGAAGTGCGAGGATTGCCGCCAGCGCCACGGTGGGTCCGCTCTGCGTGGTGGAGGAGGACGCCGTCATCGGTGAGCGTTGCCACATTCAAGCGCAGGTTTTCATTGGTCGCGCCGCCTCGCTGGCCGAAGACTGCTGGCTGCAGCCGGGATCCGTCGTCGCAACTTCATGCCGCCTCGGCGCCCGAGTCCGACTTCACCCGGGAGTGGTTGTCGGATCCGATGGCTTTGGCTATGACTTTGTCCAGGGACGTCACGAAAAAGTCCCCCAGGTGGGTCATGTGGAAGTGGGTTCGGATGTGGAAATCGGGGCGAACTCCACGCTGGATCGCGCACGTTTCAGCCGCACGCTGGTCGGGCAGGGGACCAAGATCGACAATCTTGTCCAAGTCGGCCACAATGTGACTGTTGGAAAGCACTGCCTTCTGTGCGCACAGGTCGGCATTTCCGGAAGCGCAACGATTGAGGACTATGTGGTGATAGGTGGTCAGGCGGGAATCGGCGGACACATCACGATAGGCAAGGGATCCAAGATTGCAGGCCAGGCCGGTGTGACATCTGAAACCGTGCCAGGCAGCTACCTTCGCGGCACTCCGGCAATATCCTTTCAACTTGAGCAGCGCATCAATGTGCTGAAACAACGGCTTCCCGGGTTGTTCAAACGCGTGAAGGGACTGGAGGAACAGATCGAGAGTCTAAAAATGTCTTCCGCGCAGCGGGAGGTTCGGTAA
- a CDS encoding single-stranded DNA-binding protein, producing MASLNKVFLIGNLTRDPELRVTPKGTAICQFGIAVNRQFKDDSGATRDETTFVDVEAWGKQGELVSKYLGKGSQCMVEGRLKLDQWEDKTSGQKRSRLKVVLENVQFLGAPRGAGGTQGAAQASGGEDADQTASYERTSPPPRAKAPAAPPDNIDEDVPF from the coding sequence ATGGCCTCGCTCAACAAAGTCTTCCTTATTGGCAACCTGACTCGTGATCCCGAACTCCGGGTAACGCCAAAGGGCACCGCCATTTGTCAGTTCGGCATCGCAGTCAACCGGCAGTTCAAGGATGACTCGGGCGCCACCCGCGATGAAACCACTTTTGTCGACGTCGAGGCGTGGGGCAAGCAGGGCGAACTCGTTTCCAAGTATCTCGGCAAGGGCTCGCAGTGCATGGTCGAGGGTCGCCTCAAGCTCGACCAGTGGGAGGACAAGACGAGCGGACAGAAACGCAGCCGCCTGAAGGTCGTCCTCGAAAACGTCCAGTTTCTCGGTGCCCCGCGCGGCGCGGGCGGCACCCAGGGAGCCGCACAGGCTTCCGGTGGAGAGGATGCGGATCAAACCGCGTCCTACGAGCGTACGTCGCCACCACCGCGTGCGAAGGCTCCTGCAGCGCCTCCCGACAATATCGACGAGGACGTACCGTTTTAG
- the bamA gene encoding outer membrane protein assembly factor BamA, with amino-acid sequence MKTTHSNPVFRLIRLVVILALAASGPWRAAAQSATQPAETPFRVGTVTVKFVGAANVNEQVVRANMQMREGGPVDDAIIDGDIRSLYRTGLFEFIEIKQETRPDHTKNIVVEVTPKFRVLSVKFEGNKKVKSRRLEKEIKTKANFALDERQVKEDAEKVREYYQKAGYNQISINYSIERDRSTGFGTVIFKIREGNKVRIGEIKFVGNANVKARKLRKEMETKRWWMFSWLTGSGRFKDDQFEDDIDKVRDYYREQGYLDVEIDNDKIKYDYPSPNRLVLTINVVEGKQYHIGEITFNGNKLYQTGLLRLILRQKSGMVFHPSKLDEDVTALEDFYGRDGYLDTRVRLNRKPNIATGNIDIEYQVQESEKYYVESVKIEGNTKTKSIVILRELVLGPGEVFDMVRMKISKQRLENTRFFEDVNMTPETSNIPSRRNLKVAVKEGRTGNLTFGAGFSSLEKAVIFAEITQSNFDLFNRRSFFQGDGQKFRLRMQLGSQSSELVLSFEEPWLFERELALGFSIFRTSSDYDSAFYEEIRTGGEVYLRKRLFELVEAKLAYSAQQVQIKNVEQNFQLYFPEGKSFLSTVSLQMLRDTRDKIVNTTMGNRAELNLDLSSSAIGSDFNYYKAEFRGSQFFPIFDTQSQVVAIYGRIGVLDTFGRNDKGKPRFEYFTLGGPYNLRGFEYRDVGPKNPSGEPIGGQSYGFLSVEYTIDIVSPIRFAIFYDAGFVNEGPYDFNPSKYNDNFGFGLGLFVAGAPLRLDFGIPITGDRFNKKGNQFNFSFGTRF; translated from the coding sequence TTGAAAACTACACACAGTAACCCGGTTTTCCGGTTGATTCGCCTCGTCGTGATTCTGGCTCTGGCAGCCTCCGGTCCCTGGCGCGCCGCCGCCCAGTCTGCGACACAGCCGGCGGAAACGCCGTTTCGCGTCGGCACCGTGACCGTGAAGTTTGTGGGGGCGGCGAATGTCAACGAGCAGGTCGTGCGGGCCAACATGCAGATGCGCGAGGGAGGGCCGGTTGACGATGCGATCATTGATGGTGACATCCGCTCACTGTACCGCACGGGTCTCTTCGAGTTCATCGAAATCAAGCAGGAAACCCGGCCCGATCACACGAAAAACATCGTTGTTGAAGTGACCCCTAAATTCCGGGTGCTCAGCGTAAAATTTGAAGGCAACAAGAAGGTGAAGTCGCGCCGGCTGGAAAAAGAGATCAAGACCAAGGCGAACTTCGCCCTGGATGAGCGCCAGGTGAAGGAGGACGCGGAAAAGGTCCGGGAGTACTACCAGAAGGCGGGCTACAACCAGATTTCGATCAATTATTCGATCGAACGCGATCGGAGCACGGGCTTCGGCACCGTCATCTTCAAGATAAGGGAGGGCAACAAGGTCCGGATTGGCGAAATCAAGTTTGTCGGCAATGCAAACGTGAAGGCCCGCAAGCTGCGGAAGGAAATGGAGACCAAGCGCTGGTGGATGTTCTCCTGGCTGACGGGATCCGGGCGCTTCAAGGACGACCAGTTTGAAGATGATATCGACAAGGTCCGGGACTACTACCGGGAGCAGGGTTACCTCGATGTCGAAATCGACAACGACAAGATCAAGTATGACTACCCGTCGCCGAACCGGCTCGTCCTGACCATAAATGTGGTGGAGGGAAAGCAGTATCACATCGGAGAAATCACGTTCAATGGAAACAAGCTATACCAGACAGGGCTGCTTCGTTTGATCCTGCGCCAGAAATCAGGCATGGTGTTTCATCCGTCCAAGCTGGATGAGGACGTCACCGCCCTTGAGGATTTTTATGGCCGCGACGGCTACCTGGACACGCGCGTGCGTCTGAATCGCAAACCCAACATTGCGACGGGCAACATCGACATCGAATACCAGGTTCAGGAAAGCGAGAAATACTATGTCGAGTCGGTGAAGATCGAGGGCAACACGAAGACCAAGAGCATCGTGATCCTGCGCGAGCTCGTTCTTGGCCCCGGCGAGGTCTTTGACATGGTCCGCATGAAGATCTCGAAGCAGCGTCTCGAGAACACGCGGTTTTTCGAGGACGTTAACATGACTCCCGAGACCTCGAACATCCCCTCGCGCCGCAATCTCAAGGTTGCGGTGAAGGAGGGGCGCACGGGCAATCTGACCTTTGGAGCCGGGTTCAGTTCGCTCGAAAAGGCGGTGATTTTTGCCGAAATCACGCAATCGAATTTCGACCTGTTCAACCGCCGCAGCTTCTTCCAGGGCGACGGCCAGAAGTTCCGCCTGCGGATGCAGCTCGGCTCGCAGTCCAGTGAACTTGTCCTGTCGTTCGAGGAACCCTGGCTGTTCGAGCGTGAACTGGCGCTCGGATTCAGCATCTTCCGCACGAGCTCCGACTACGACAGCGCGTTCTATGAGGAAATCCGCACCGGTGGAGAGGTTTATCTGCGCAAGCGCCTCTTCGAACTCGTCGAGGCCAAGCTCGCGTACAGTGCGCAGCAGGTGCAGATCAAGAATGTGGAGCAAAACTTCCAGCTTTATTTCCCCGAGGGGAAGAGCTTCCTTTCGACTGTCAGCCTGCAGATGCTGCGCGACACGCGCGACAAGATCGTCAATACGACGATGGGCAATCGCGCTGAATTGAACCTGGACCTGTCGAGCAGCGCCATAGGGTCCGACTTCAACTACTACAAGGCCGAGTTTCGCGGCTCCCAGTTCTTCCCGATCTTTGACACGCAGTCGCAGGTCGTCGCAATCTACGGGCGTATCGGCGTTCTCGATACGTTTGGCCGCAATGACAAGGGCAAGCCGCGGTTCGAGTACTTTACGCTCGGCGGTCCCTACAACCTGCGCGGTTTCGAGTATCGCGATGTGGGTCCCAAGAACCCGTCGGGTGAGCCCATCGGAGGGCAGAGCTACGGATTCTTGTCCGTCGAGTACACCATCGACATCGTGAGCCCGATCCGGTTTGCGATATTCTATGACGCCGGCTTCGTCAACGAGGGCCCGTACGATTTCAACCCGAGCAAGTATAACGACAACTTCGGCTTTGGCCTGGGCCTGTTTGTCGCGGGTGCTCCGCTTCGCCTCGATTTCGGCATCCCCATCACCGGCGACCGATTCAACAAGAAGGGTAATCAATTTAACTTTTCTTTCGGCACGCGTTTCTGA
- a CDS encoding Eco57I restriction-modification methylase domain-containing protein, translating into MALEPSAGDGAFIRAMVRRLVESCRQHKESLSRAEEALRAFEIDPVTAANAVNAVEAELISLGVSGTTAARLARSWVRCEDFLDASLGFPVADYVVGNPPYVRLEEIPPAKAALYRNAFHTMRGRSDLYVAFYEAALMQLKPGGTCAYICADRWLLNDYGSTLRNLITDGFNVRFIIEAHDVDAFEAEVSAYPAITVISTGKQGPATVAKLHPGAESADRGQLLDRLGAAKSDSFLRSARLHQWFRGAEPWPCSSPERLAVLRQIEASCIPLETEETETRVGIGVATGADRIFIPKEVPDVEQDRLLPLAMGDDLAGPRVNWSGSYLINPWTEDGLVELNRFPKTHAYLLPHLETLRGRHTAKDHPAKWHKTIDRVNLSLVRERKLYIADIRGRLEPALDKGETYPHHNIYWITSKKWDLPVLGGLLMSDVGEFFVRCYGVRMRGGYFRFQAQYLRRIRVPHPDSIPASIQEQLARAFTDFDRARATALAHTLYGINALPE; encoded by the coding sequence GTGGCGCTGGAGCCATCCGCAGGGGATGGAGCCTTCATCCGTGCGATGGTCCGTCGGCTCGTGGAATCCTGCCGACAGCACAAAGAGTCGCTTAGCCGCGCCGAGGAGGCATTGAGGGCGTTCGAAATCGATCCCGTAACAGCGGCGAATGCGGTCAACGCTGTTGAGGCGGAATTGATTTCCTTAGGAGTAAGTGGAACGACCGCAGCCCGCCTCGCCCGCTCGTGGGTTCGCTGCGAGGATTTTCTCGATGCTTCGCTTGGATTTCCGGTCGCTGACTATGTCGTCGGTAATCCCCCGTATGTTCGTTTGGAGGAGATTCCGCCGGCAAAAGCAGCCCTCTATCGCAATGCCTTCCACACGATGCGCGGACGGTCCGACCTTTATGTCGCTTTCTACGAGGCCGCTCTGATGCAGCTGAAACCAGGCGGCACGTGTGCTTACATCTGTGCGGATCGCTGGCTTTTGAACGACTATGGCTCGACGCTTCGCAACCTGATCACGGATGGCTTCAATGTGCGATTCATCATCGAAGCGCACGACGTGGATGCCTTCGAAGCTGAGGTCTCTGCCTATCCGGCGATTACAGTGATTTCTACTGGCAAGCAGGGGCCGGCTACCGTCGCCAAGCTCCATCCTGGCGCTGAATCCGCCGACCGCGGACAACTGCTGGATCGGCTGGGCGCTGCGAAGTCTGATTCCTTTCTTCGAAGCGCGCGCTTGCATCAATGGTTCCGCGGTGCTGAACCCTGGCCGTGCTCATCACCTGAGCGCTTGGCGGTGCTTCGGCAAATCGAGGCTTCGTGTATCCCGCTGGAGACCGAGGAAACTGAAACGCGGGTGGGCATAGGAGTTGCGACCGGAGCGGACAGGATTTTCATCCCAAAGGAGGTTCCGGATGTTGAGCAAGATCGCCTCCTGCCCTTGGCCATGGGTGACGATCTGGCCGGTCCACGGGTCAATTGGTCCGGAAGCTATCTAATCAATCCGTGGACCGAGGATGGGCTGGTCGAACTGAATCGATTCCCAAAGACGCATGCATACCTGCTGCCTCATTTGGAGACGCTGAGGGGACGACATACCGCGAAAGACCATCCTGCGAAGTGGCACAAGACAATTGACCGCGTAAATCTTTCACTCGTGCGAGAGCGCAAGCTATACATCGCAGACATCCGCGGCCGACTCGAACCAGCACTGGACAAGGGGGAAACCTATCCGCACCATAACATATACTGGATCACCTCAAAAAAGTGGGACCTGCCCGTCTTGGGTGGACTGTTGATGTCCGATGTCGGCGAATTTTTCGTGCGCTGCTACGGCGTTCGGATGCGCGGTGGATACTTCCGGTTTCAAGCTCAGTACCTTAGGCGGATTAGGGTGCCACATCCCGATAGTATCCCGGCATCAATTCAGGAACAGCTAGCCAGAGCTTTCACGGATTTTGATCGTGCCAGGGCAACTGCGTTGGCTCATACGCTTTACGGCATCAACGCCCTGCCCGAATGA
- a CDS encoding 50S ribosomal protein L25: MKQNLVLNVAPRTQSGRSASRRLRKVNRVPAILYGKHTKPEMLAVDGPEFTRLLKSVAGRALIIELARADKQIKALSFLQEIQRDPITDRYVHVDLHEVKEDEPFEIRVPVTTVGESFGVKNQSGVLEIATLQLRIRCLAKDLPESISVDVTELKVGETVKVGELKEVRGVKFLDPKGQPVVSCVEPVAEVVTAEVAAPAAAAAAAGAAAPAAGAAAPAAGAAAPAAGAAAPAAGAKPGAAAAPGAKAPAPAAGAKPAAPAKK, translated from the coding sequence ATGAAGCAAAATCTCGTCCTTAATGTCGCGCCGCGCACGCAGTCCGGTCGGAGTGCCTCCCGTCGCTTGCGCAAAGTAAACCGCGTTCCCGCAATTCTTTACGGGAAACACACAAAGCCGGAAATGCTGGCGGTCGATGGACCGGAGTTCACCCGTTTGCTGAAATCGGTTGCAGGCCGGGCACTGATCATTGAGCTCGCTCGTGCTGACAAGCAGATCAAGGCACTTTCCTTCCTGCAGGAAATTCAACGTGATCCGATCACGGACCGCTACGTCCACGTCGACCTCCACGAGGTGAAGGAGGACGAGCCGTTTGAAATCCGCGTCCCCGTGACCACCGTCGGCGAATCCTTTGGCGTAAAAAACCAAAGCGGCGTTCTGGAAATCGCCACGCTTCAACTGCGCATTCGCTGCCTTGCCAAGGATCTTCCTGAGTCAATTTCGGTCGATGTCACCGAGCTCAAAGTTGGCGAGACCGTCAAGGTGGGTGAGCTCAAGGAGGTTCGCGGCGTCAAGTTTCTCGATCCCAAGGGGCAGCCCGTCGTTTCGTGCGTCGAGCCGGTCGCCGAGGTTGTCACCGCTGAAGTTGCAGCTCCCGCCGCCGCAGCAGCAGCAGCTGGCGCCGCAGCGCCTGCCGCTGGTGCCGCCGCACCCGCCGCCGGCGCAGCCGCCCCCGCCGCGGGCGCCGCTGCCCCGGCCGCCGGTGCAAAGCCCGGTGCCGCCGCCGCGCCTGGTGCCAAGGCTCCGGCGCCCGCCGCCGGTGCGAAACCCGCCGCACCCGCGAAGAAGTAA
- a CDS encoding 30S ribosomal protein S6 yields the protein MKPTKRSYRATFILDNRGKEDSIDQIIDGVKQDIAAVQGEVTAVENLGRREFVRVTDRKLTGGTYVQVAFSAPASGPTALRERLRLNGNVYRTFVQSV from the coding sequence ATGAAACCGACCAAACGTAGCTACCGCGCGACATTCATCCTGGACAACCGCGGCAAGGAAGACTCCATCGACCAGATCATCGATGGCGTGAAACAGGATATAGCCGCAGTCCAGGGCGAGGTCACCGCCGTGGAAAACCTCGGCCGCCGCGAGTTCGTGCGAGTCACGGATCGCAAGCTGACCGGCGGCACCTATGTGCAGGTGGCGTTTTCGGCCCCGGCATCCGGCCCCACGGCCCTCCGTGAGCGCCTGCGTCTGAACGGCAACGTCTACCGCACCTTCGTCCAATCCGTCTAG
- a CDS encoding OmpH family outer membrane protein, with translation MNNVLRLVFSLAVLGSSTLLMQAQPAPKILVVDMQKVFESHYKTEDNTAKLRADEQKAQVELERLSKEGQAIVDTYKELVEAVESTRSSPVASNDAKAKAEKAAQDKMQEIQKKQQEVQQFRANVERHLQQRLQLFQEQILEEISKIATEIARKKGATILVDKSGRTNFGISNFIYLDPAYEITDEVLKEVNKDRPAVTPKPAEAPAAAAPAPAASETPSVSFPGAKK, from the coding sequence ATGAACAACGTCCTCCGACTCGTTTTCTCACTGGCCGTCCTCGGCTCCTCGACGCTCTTGATGCAGGCGCAGCCTGCGCCGAAGATCCTGGTCGTCGATATGCAGAAGGTCTTCGAAAGCCACTACAAGACCGAAGACAACACCGCAAAGCTGCGGGCAGATGAACAAAAGGCCCAGGTCGAGCTTGAGCGCCTATCCAAGGAGGGCCAGGCCATTGTCGACACTTACAAGGAGCTGGTAGAGGCAGTCGAAAGCACGCGAAGCAGCCCGGTTGCCTCGAACGATGCGAAGGCAAAGGCTGAGAAGGCGGCGCAGGACAAGATGCAGGAAATTCAGAAAAAGCAGCAGGAAGTGCAGCAATTCCGTGCCAATGTGGAGCGCCACCTGCAGCAGCGCCTGCAGCTTTTCCAAGAGCAGATTCTTGAGGAAATCAGCAAGATCGCGACGGAAATCGCCAGGAAGAAGGGTGCCACGATACTCGTGGACAAGTCGGGTCGCACTAATTTCGGCATCTCCAATTTCATCTATCTGGATCCGGCCTATGAGATCACGGACGAGGTTCTCAAGGAGGTGAACAAGGATCGTCCGGCTGTTACCCCGAAACCTGCGGAGGCCCCTGCGGCCGCGGCGCCAGCCCCGGCGGCGAGCGAAACGCCTTCCGTATCATTCCCGGGCGCCAAGAAATAG
- a CDS encoding ribose-phosphate pyrophosphokinase, whose translation MSNRPGLKIFSGNSNRPLAEEICRHIGISLAEATVTSFPDGESFVKINENIRGYDVFLVQSTCPPSNHHVMELLIMIDACRRASAHRITAVMPFYGYARQDRKDQPRVPITAKLVANLLTAAGANRVLTMDLHSQQIQGFFDIPVDHLYASPTLFKYLAQTPNNNLVVCSPDVGGMKMAAAYSDMLGAGLGLVAKKRTSATHVEAINVVGDVKGCDVLLVDDITETAGTLTAAARLVREHGARSVRAAVSHCILSDIARDRLAEGLIDELIITNSIPNDPRGLPITILSVAGLLGEAILRINNNESVTGLFKVKGF comes from the coding sequence ATGAGCAACAGGCCCGGTCTGAAAATATTCTCTGGCAATTCGAATCGCCCGCTCGCCGAGGAAATATGCCGCCACATTGGCATTTCCCTCGCCGAGGCGACGGTCACAAGCTTTCCCGACGGGGAGTCGTTTGTTAAGATCAACGAGAACATCCGCGGTTATGATGTCTTTCTCGTGCAGTCGACCTGCCCGCCGTCGAACCATCACGTGATGGAGCTGCTGATCATGATCGATGCCTGCCGTCGCGCGTCGGCCCATCGCATCACGGCGGTGATGCCGTTCTACGGGTATGCCCGGCAGGACCGCAAGGATCAGCCGCGGGTGCCCATCACTGCCAAACTGGTTGCCAACCTGCTGACAGCCGCGGGCGCCAATCGCGTGCTGACAATGGATCTTCACTCGCAGCAGATCCAGGGCTTCTTCGACATACCGGTCGATCATCTCTACGCATCGCCGACACTCTTCAAGTACCTCGCGCAGACACCGAACAACAATCTTGTCGTCTGCTCGCCGGACGTGGGCGGCATGAAAATGGCCGCCGCCTATTCCGACATGCTGGGTGCCGGCCTCGGATTGGTCGCGAAGAAACGCACCAGCGCGACGCATGTCGAGGCGATCAACGTCGTGGGCGACGTCAAGGGGTGCGACGTGCTGCTGGTTGACGACATTACGGAAACCGCGGGCACGCTGACAGCCGCCGCGCGACTGGTTCGGGAACACGGCGCCCGCAGCGTGCGCGCCGCAGTGAGCCATTGCATCCTCAGCGATATCGCCCGCGACCGGCTTGCGGAGGGGCTGATCGACGAGTTGATCATCACCAACTCAATTCCAAACGATCCCAGGGGTCTGCCGATCACCATACTCAGCGTGGCCGGTCTGCTCGGCGAGGCGATCCTTCGAATCAACAACAACGAGAGCGTGACCGGGCTGTTCAAGGTCAAGGGTTTCTGA
- a CDS encoding 50S ribosomal protein L9, with the protein MAHNEILLLQPVDGLGGEGDQVKVRAGYARNFLLPRKIAVPVTRANKKHVEALRKRRAEREAAELSGAQEIARKLEKTSLAFAVKTGEGGKVFGAITSTDIHARLAEAGITLDKKRIHLHTPVKALGKHEVKIKLHADVAVDLSFDVVSENPIEPVVEQKPAEEVREKRRPVRKSTKEKDPAR; encoded by the coding sequence ATGGCTCACAACGAAATTCTGCTCCTTCAACCCGTCGACGGACTCGGCGGCGAAGGGGACCAAGTCAAGGTTCGCGCCGGCTACGCCCGCAACTTCCTCCTTCCGCGCAAGATCGCCGTACCGGTGACGCGCGCCAACAAGAAGCATGTCGAGGCGCTTAGAAAGCGTCGAGCCGAGCGCGAAGCGGCCGAACTTTCCGGTGCGCAGGAAATTGCGCGCAAGCTGGAAAAGACGTCGCTCGCGTTCGCGGTCAAGACTGGTGAAGGCGGCAAAGTGTTCGGTGCGATAACGTCGACGGACATCCACGCCAGGCTTGCGGAGGCCGGTATCACGCTGGACAAGAAGCGCATTCACCTGCACACGCCCGTCAAGGCACTCGGCAAACACGAGGTGAAGATCAAGCTGCATGCCGATGTTGCGGTGGATCTGTCATTCGACGTCGTTTCCGAGAATCCCATCGAACCGGTTGTCGAACAGAAACCGGCTGAAGAGGTTCGTGAAAAACGGCGCCCGGTCCGCAAGTCGACCAAGGAAAAGGATCCGGCCAGGTAG